A stretch of Triticum aestivum cultivar Chinese Spring chromosome 1D, IWGSC CS RefSeq v2.1, whole genome shotgun sequence DNA encodes these proteins:
- the LOC123181080 gene encoding protein G1-like5, translating into MDLVPQPDSPHSDGSGGATSGASSAVSSLSPGGAVSPSPSRYESQKRRDWNTFGQYLRNHRPPLSLARCSGAHVLEFLRYLDQFGKTKVHAAGCPFFGHPVPPAPCPCPLRQAWGSLDALVGRLRAAYEENGGRPENNPFGARAVRLYLREVREHQSRARGVSYDKKKRRKPPHPPGSADIPSHEGNSNGHHQYHQMPPPPPGAAA; encoded by the coding sequence ATGGACCTGGTACCGCAGCCCGACAGCCCGCACtcggacggcagcggcggcgcgacGTCGGGGGCTTCGTCGGCGGTGTCCTCGCTGTCGCCAGGGGGCGCGGTCTCGCCGTCGCCAAGCAGGTACGAGTCGCAGAAGCGGCGGGACTGGAACACGTTCGGGCAGTACCTCCGGAACCACCGCCCCCCGCTGTCGCTGGCGCGGTGCAGCGGCGCGCACGTGCTGGAGTTCCTGCGCTACCTCGACCAGTTCGGCAAGACCAAGGTGCACGCCGCCGGGTGCCCATTCTTCGGCCACCCCGTTCCGCCGGCGCCATGCCCGTGTCCGCTCCGGCAGGCGTGGGGCAGCCTCGACGCACTCGTCGGCCGCCTCCGTGCTGCCTATGAGGAGAACGGCGGACGACCGGAGAACAACCCCTTCGGCGCCAGGGCCGTGCGGCTCTACCTCCGCGAGGTCCGCGAGCACCAGTCACGCGCACGCGGAGTTAGCTACGACAAGAAGAAGCGCAGGAAGCCGCCCCACCCCCCCGGCTCCGCCGACATCCCCTCCCACGAAGGCAACAGCAACGGCCACCACCAGTACCACCAGAtgcccccgccgcctcccggcgCCGCGGCGTGA